A segment of the Babesia microti strain RI chromosome II, complete genome genome:
ATCCTAAGTAAGTTAAAAAATGTCTTTAAACAGCAATTTAGATGCCTAACTTATGTAGACGAATACTAGTGCTTGATGGGCTGAGCTACGCCCAGAATGTAGGAATGCTAACCCGCACAGCTATATCATTGGGATTTGATGGACTATTTGTACTGAATAACAGCgctaaacaatttgattggAAGGTTACCGTAGGCACTCATTCATTTAGTGCATTACTAAAGGATTCCAATTTGCATTCCCATATAGAACGGGCGATGCTCTAGATTTGGCGAATTTTTGTAAAGAAAAAAACCTAATACCCCTCGTCGCTCATGTGGAAGGGGTCGATTTAAAGGATTTTACTTGTAACTGCATGTTTAATTTAGTGAACCCCGAATGTGGATTCTGCTTGGTTATGGGCAGCGAGGGGAATGGCCCATCAAAGCAAGTATTGGAATTTGCtcaaaaaataacactGCCAGGATATTCATTGATAGATTCGTTAAACGTAGCAATTGCTGGTGGGATTCTAATGCATCAACTCACACAGCTCATTagaaattaatacattcatgttattacattatttttgtacTTTAATTGCTTATTTATACTAGTTTATATCTAGTCCTGTTGTTATTTATACCCTATATAAACCATATATGGCTACATGCCTTCTCCCTACCCTAGTAGAGGCCCTGATGATGCCAGTGTTCTAATTATATGGGACATGGGTTTTGAACCATAACTCTATTTATACATGCAATATACTtaacatatacaaatatatgtatcATTTGAGTAACATTTTACTTTTTTATTGAAACAATCGTCTGTATAGTTGAAAATGCAACGGCTACCTGTCACATTAGGCTTCTGTGGCTTCACAGTAGAAGATCTATGTCTAATAGCTATTTCAAAATGTCCAATTGTACTAGATAAGGCTGTTTGTTCCAGATTAGGCATAGAAGTAACAGATTTTGGCACAACTAATGCAAACTGCATAAGCGAAACCTCTACATCTTCAAATTCAGTATCTAGAATTTTGTCCTCATTAGCACTAGAAAGGAGCATCAAATCTAAGGCAGGAGACCCTCTTCATATCAAATCACTACTAAATCAACTGAATGCAGATGACTTAGAGCCCATTGCACCAACAGCAGAAGGTTTGGATAATATTAGCAATAGTTTGACGTGTGCCGATGATTGTTTGGGACGGTCAATTTTGATATCAAAACTGATTAATACATTGTCTGATTACTCTGATTGCGTATTAGGCCTTCTTTGTGAAATTAACGGAGTAAAGAACATCCCATTCGCAGAATTGCAATCCTTTCCTAATTCAACCTCTAGCTCCAGAAATTTGCAATGGCTACTGCAAGATAGCAAATACatacaaaaatcaaaaGGATCAGACACTAGTGATAATGTTAAACAGCTTATTGTTGATCTAATAGTATTAATTGGCAACGTTAGGATGGATGCGGAAAGGATGTCAAAGAgctgtaaaaattttctgGGTAACAgaataaatacatttaagCAGCAAGATttatttgaacaaatttttaaaatccAATTGAATCTGCATGTCACATCTATATATAACAGCATTATATTCATACTTCAGAACTTTATCAACTTAAACAATATCATTAGTGGCAcaaataacacatataTTAACCCAAAATTGCCAAGCACATCACGTTTCACCACTCAAATGGGGGATATTGAATTGATGGCTTTTAATTGGATAGAAGCACTTAATTTTGTGATGAATGACTTAATATGCAAGGCTAGTCAAATGTCCAAAAGTTCCAAAAAGAGCGGCAATGGATCTGCTGGACAAATATTGGGCTTTGGCAGGGGAAATTTGTTGgttgaacaatttttcataacCAAAAAACAGTTATTAAAGGATTACAACCTTTGTTTAATGGCGAATGAGCTTGCTGAGTTGTTGGTACCACAAAACCAAATGGGGAGGAAACCAAAGGTTCCAAAGGGCACTCAGGATTTCGGCCCCAAACAAATGACCCTAAGATCTATGATGTTTGACAAAATAAAGAAGATCTTTTTGCAACACGGAGCTGTTGAAATTGACACACCAGTGTTTGAACTGAGGGAGACGCTTTTGAACAAATATGGGGATGACCAGAAGCTTATATTTGAGCTTAAAGATCAAGGAGGAGAACAATTAGCCCTTAGATACGATTTGACAATTCCATTTGCTCGATTCATAGCCTCTCAACAATCAAACAAGATAAAACGGTTCCACATAGGCAAGGTGTACAGGAGGGACGATCCACAAATGACAAATGGGAGGTTTAGGGAATTCGTACAGTGTGATTTCGACATTTCAGGCGATTATGACTCTATGATCCCAGATGCAGAAGTAGTTTTCATCATGTGGCGTATACTACAATCATTTCATCATTCAATTGGGGAATTTAAGGTTAAATTATCGCATAGAAAGTTGTTGGATGCTGTGTTGGAAGTTTCACATGTACCTCAGCAATTACGCAAATCAATCTCCAGTTCTATAGACAAGCTAGATAAGGAAACTTGggaaaatatatcaagtGAAATGATGCAGAAGGGATTATCACAAGCGTCAATTAAATCTATTAAAGGGTATATATCACTGAATGGCACAATATCAAGTGTACTTTCTCAACTTGAAAATACAGAAATATCCAAATTGGAAAATGCAAAAACTGCAATTGAAGAAATAAAACTGTTTAACCAATATACTTTATCGTTTCATATGGGCAAAGAACCGCCACTCGTACTTGACCTAAGTTTGGCAAGGGGCCTAGATTACTATACTGGATTGATCTACGAAGCTGTACTAATAGACAATAAAGATGTCGGTTCTATTGCCGCTGGAGGTAGGTATGATGGATTAATTGGATCATTTTCATCCACAACTGTACCGGCAATTGGATTATCGATAGGAGTAGAACGATTGTTTAGAATCATTGAAAGTAAATCCACAGACTACAGAACACGCGACACTAAAGTTTATGTATGTTCAATTGGCGATGGAATGATTTTGGAGagaattaaaatttgcagTGAGCTATGGAAAGCAGATATTTCTGCTGAATTTGCTCATTTTCAGAATCCAAAAATTAAGAAACAGCTGGACTTGGCTACTGCAGCTAAAGTACCTTTGGTTGTGATAATAGGCGCAGATGAATTGACGGATAATAGTGTAATAATAAAGCAAAAGTCTGTGCTTGGAGGAAATGATTGGGAGCAGACCAGGGTTACTAGACCAAATATGGTTCAGGTGTTGAAACAGAAAATTGCTAGTTTTGGATAtgacaatatttaatagtCAGAGTTACGAGCTATTTATGGAAAgaatttttgttaaaaaatcaattatttgaacTCATATATGTTTCCACATGAATAACAAGTAGCTTACTATAATAATCGGATTAGATTAGGGAACGACCCATTAGACAAATCATATCCTAACGAACTGGGTTATTACTACAAAAACATATACAACCAGAATAATTGACAcataatttgtgatattgcaatatatattaccaaCTATTAACTTAGGATTGACATTTGTGCGTAGAACATGATGAATCGTAAGGAGATATGAATTGACTTAGAGAACATTTTGCCATCTTAAGAATTTAATTACAGAGCAACCATTAAAACACTTAGTTATTAACGCACATTGATACAATTGTAACCTATGGATATAAGCgaatgattatttacacaaatatacaactacatataacaaaatttaaagaTACATGACAAAACGTCGATTATGCTACAGAATGTGTATaagttgattaattaatccGTTATGAGTTTTGTGGCAAATGCctgattaaaaattaacaatagaCATCACTTTTGTTAGTAGGAAAGTCGATGGGGTCCTAAGGATGCACCGCCTGTAGCAATGTAACACTTAATGTAGTATGAGCTGGTGCAGGCTTATGTTAACTTTGGTAATCTGGACCATACAGATCAAATTTACTTACCAAGTACCGTGTTGTTGCTTATACGGACCTGTAATATCTTTGTTTTGTTCTCATAATCGCAGACAATTTCAACCGTCCAACCATTTCAATTCGATTAAAGATCATTTGTTTTCATCGTCCagtttaaaaaatgtttcatTGAACTTGAAGTcaattgatacaaatgattttgtCGTTAGACGTGGATTGAGATTTGATATCATACGCCCGAGTTATTCGGGggtaataattaataaaattatatacagaGATAAGGAGCTGCCTTTGTCTCCTACACCACTTTATAGGGAAGTCTACAGATTCAAACAATGTTTATTTTCTTATCTCTACGTTATGAGTTATTATGGCGAAGAGAATACCTATTTCCAGGTGTATAGAAAAATGAGGGGCACACGACTTAAATATTCGCTTTACGATGAAGATAATTTACCCGATGGGTTATTACAGGGAGGGTCTATTATTAACAGGGTATCCAACCTTGTGTATGGAAAGGATATCCGCATTAATGTTTTTGGCgatttaatcaataaaaatataagtCGTTTTGgcgataaaaataaattttatatggtATCATTAACACCAACCGCAGAAAGTAGCACTGCAGGTATACTATCTAATTATCGAGTGAGGGAATTTCTTGACTTTGGTGGCTATTTTACTATGGAACTGCCTCGTGATTATGATTACTTTGTCCTGTTCAAAGATCTAGATTCCATAAGCCTGATTGTATCAGTTGAAGGCTTAGCCAAATTTTACAGATATCAGATGCAAGGCGATTCGTATGTCCAACAGTCCGCAATTGACAGATTAGAACCTGTATCTACATTGGAATTTGAAGATTTATATAAAGAGGCGAATTTGGAAGCTGTTCAAGTAGATTTGACAAAACCATACTTTCCCAATTCCCTAATTTGCAACTATCACGATAACGAGCTTACAATTACCCCTAAGCCTGGAAAAGTGAtaactaaaattataattccAGGAACTGAAGTGGATTTGAACGGTAAATTTCCATCCAATTATGTAAAagtgaaattttttagcGATGTGGacattgtatttatatctGGTCTCTCTCCAGGTGATACACCCTTGTCACTCCATTTTGTGATTAACAAAACTCAGAACACGGCTTATCAATTCCACCAGGTGGAAAAAATAGATTCATCATTTAAGACAAAAGAACTCGACTATAACAAAAATGGGATACCGGTATCGATTGAAATCAATGTTTTATCCCAAGTAATAAGCCATATTGGCAATACCACGTTATTTAGCGGTGAAGTTACGgatacaatatttttttgcaCATCATTAGGGAAAGTGGATGAGCTTAAAATAGACACTTTTAGAATCGAAGCACAAGATAATTGTTTGGCCAACTTTTTTATGTATCTCAAAGACAAATCACTCTTAATTTCTGTGACTATGGACAAAATGGGgttaatgaatataaagaGCTTTATGCACATAATTAGGGGAAATTCATCATCGTTTCGTTTAATACCTCctgataaatcaaaaaatattataagtgAATTAAACCACCAATTGTATTCAAATGATAGTGATACATTTGAAAAGACATTATTTGTGGACGTGAAGAATGCTAAAGCATCACCTGGGATCAAAATTACTCACTTACCCGATAAATCCTTGTTGTATACAGTGGATAGCACTCTATTTGAGGATAATAAAAAGTCTTACATCTCTAGCGTCAAATTTGGATCTCATCGTTACAAACTCAAACCGGGCTGGGCGCAAATTGGGGTATATACCCTCAACAACTCAGAGACCCTTGTTATCATAGACGAAATGGAATCTGCCGATGCAGGTGTCTCTagaacaattttttcaatccCACACGTAACTACATCTTCTATTTTGTCCAAATCGACCAAAGTAGACTGGGATAATCCAATACTTATGAAccatttaaaaataacaccGGGAAATGTGAACAGTAACCCTACAGACTATCATTTAAGTCACGTAATGAATTTTGTGATGACCGATCCACGGGGGTTGGCGGGGGttattacaaaattggACTTTGGCAATAATAGCACAATTTATCTACCAGTTATGGGTTCGGGTATTATAATTGGAGATGTCGTGTACCACGAAATGGTTGACAAATGGCATGAGAGttacatatttacattGGTAAAACTTACAAAATCAAACGAAAATACGTCGACATTAACCATATATAGATTATCTATAGATAAGGTCAAAGTAATATCTTATAATATTGTGGATGAAGTAGATTGCAGTTATATTGgagatataatttatgaatCAAACACTGCGGATAAATTGCTGGAGCCTTTGGTAGTGGATTTggatttgaaaaatatagacaaaaatatattcctCGTTAAAAACGAGGCGAATTTGAATACTGTGACTCCAACAAAACACACAGATGAAGCATATTACAATGGAAGAAAGTACAAAATTGGTACTGTAAAACTTGCAGATGGTCTAAATGATAAGGGATACCCTCGGTACTCCGAAAAAAAAGTCGATTTCACCGAGGACAAAATAAGCATACTTTCCTTGGTGGACAATGTATGGCTCTCCGAAGTGTATGAGAAATCGAATGGggaatttaaatttgtgtCAAAAGATCCCTTGGATGATTTATTGGGATTGGAAAATTTACAACCCAGGAAAGGCATGCAATATATTACGCTAGAGATGGAAAATGACAGAAGCATAAATTTTCTCAGGCTAAAGGAAAGTTTCTACTATTGCGGGAAAAACGTAACAATAAAATCGGCCTATGCGTACGCCATGCTAATAAACAATGGAAATTATAATACCTCCTTGTGGTTTTATCAAGTTAACCCTAACCGTGATGGTGAGGTTAAAATCCTCCAGTGTAATAACGTACCTTTTATCAACCCAAAATTTAACACTAGTTGGGTTGACTCATCGCACGTTTTAAATATGGAAATGGCAAAACAGATCCAAAATTCAAAACTTTTATACGCAAAACTTTCcactttaaatattgatttggaTTTTCTTCCAACTGGCGTAATAAAGGCACATAATGACAACCTAACTGTATACACCTGCCCCAACAGAAGCATAGGTAATGTTGCATTTGGAAATGTTAACTTATCCGTAAATTCTATCTTTACCAGGGTATTTGTCAACATTTCTGACTCTGGCCGTTTTGTGCTGGTAGAGTCGTATAAAGAAGGCGGCACTGGTATTGTCATCGATGCATTTAAGGAGAATGAATATGCCAGAGGATGCTATACCAAAATTAACCTCAGCGAATTGGAAGGCCAGTTGGAGCATATGATTGGGCCTTATAGCTTTGAGACTGGTTCCACTAGCACCTACGGACTGGTCTTCCCGCGGTGATGCCTAGCCACTCGACGCCATAGCAACATGTTATACTATTTTTTAAAGTTCTTGACAATTCATGCTACTAAATATGgaaaataactaaataaaaGCCTAACCCAAGCAGGTATAGAACAGTAACGTGTAATATAGAAGGGGGATATATACTATAGGAGGCGCGAATCGTACatacttattattttctatTTTAGGAAACCTTTTGAGGTTAAATAACTAAGCTTTTGCACTAgtgtcaaatttgaaacAGTTAATTTTTCACCTATGTTTAAAATTCAACACCATTGCATGCGGTGTGCTGTGCCCAACACGGAGTGTGGTGTATGGAGCATAACCCAGAGCGTTCAAATGTagtttaaaaatgaagtttAAAATCTATATCACATTGTTATCGCTCCTATATGCTGAAACAATCAGAGCTACTAATGTATTTTACGATACAAATGGAGTAAATGTGCCTCCCGGTGTGGTCCATGAGAACAAGTTTGgcattgatatatacacCTCATCCACGAATAATTATGATTCTGTCATTTTTTTTGGTAGCAAATTATCTACAAAATCTAATTGGCATATCAGGGAACTAGTGATTTTTAAGGTCAAATTCACCACatacataaaaattgtcaCCGTTGACTTAAAGAATAGATTCACCATTAACTACTATGCACATGAAAAAAACAAACTGTCTAATATCAGTGTAGATAAGATGCTCTCAGCCATGCGCCAGTTTCAGGAGATGAATGACATCGCCGACGACTTTATGGATAGGATTATTAGAGGGATACCTTCTCATCCGACACCTGGAGTAAATAGAGAAAATCAACTACTTGTGATAGACGGACACGCGACACAAACCACAAATTCTACGGATTTGAGAGGCAGCAGTTATGACAAATCTATAGGAAAAACCCCAGGGTCGTCAATTCAAACAGCTTCTAATACTGGCATTGACGTTGACCATGGTGATGGAATCAGGGCTGTATCCACGAAAGCTTCTCCTCTCCCCCCTTCTTCAATATCAGATTTGGAATCGAAAAACTCTAGGTTAGACACAAAGTCTGAACATATGTACCAATTAACAGGACAATTTCGCCAGGTGAAGAAGATAGAAATAGACGCCAAGTTACCTAAGGTGGTTTTGGACTCCAAATTTGGCCTTCAAGGAGTGACTATGGATAACCAACACAAAGACTATGTGCTTTATATGGTGGAAGGCGGGTTCGACCCAAAGTTTCATATAAATCAGATAAGTTTTGGACCTCTGATAATCGACTACACTGAGGATCATTTCGTGAGTTTGATAGTCATGAATGAGGGAGACCGACATATCGAAGTTGTATCGCTACACAATCAGGGCTTATATACTATGATTTATAGTGGACAGAATTACGAACTAGATCTAGACATCCCTAGGTGTAAAGAGATTCCGATGCCCATTGAAGgcaaatatatgttattagACATTATCAATCCCGACCtaactaataataataagATTGTGAGGGTGGATGTGTACCCTACTTActtgttatataatatagcTGATAATGACACAATAATCGATGTCAGATGTCGTAACGTGGACGTTTATTTGGGAATTGAGGAAAAGGAGAGGCAGATTCATGTGCAAATGAATGGAAGGAATGTATACAATGTGACAATTACATCGGTTATAGATGGCGATGTGATCGTCCGATCTTTTGAAAAGGATGGTTCCAGATTTGTCTTCACTGATCAATCATAATTCTGTTAGCAGTGATTTTTACAGTGCTATTTTTGGCAATGCAATTTGAATTGGCTATATACCAACTAATGGCAGAGGATGCCcattaattataacaaacaaTGATgagaaattaatatactCATGGGTATCCTGTTATAGTtcacaataaatataacaatgaGACTATTCCACATCCGAATCAGGGATATCTGATTCGCCTTCGTAGATCAAGGCGTCTTTTGACTACGTAAATGGGCGATTTACTGGCTGCCAAAACTGGAGAGTCTCGTCTTGAGCCGCGGAAATAACCATCTAAATTGGTTATAAATTACGTATTTAGTTGAGTCATGGCAGCTCCAAGTAAAATCTGTAATAGCATCTTGATGCCCTGTATGGTTGAAAACTAATTCTTCTGGGCAATCTTCAGAGTCGTCGTCTGATAATTCCAATCCTGCATTGTCcatattgaatatttgcACTGTACCGTCCTCGGATGCAGTTGCCAGTATAGACTTTTCATGCTGGTTAAATTCCACACGAATGATCTGGGTAATTGGATTCGTTACTGGCGATTCGTGTGCTTTGATCATATAAGATGGCGTGGATGTGTTGCGTATGTCCCAAAAATGAATATCTCCAGTGTTTGACCCCGTTGCCACGAGTTTGCTGTTGAATTTGGTAGCGGCAATTGTATTGATGGCTATTTTTCCAGTCTCATTTTCGATCTTTCCAACGACGGATTTACATCTTTCATCGATacttaataataataagaGTGCTTACAAAAGTAATAAGCCGTCCTCCGTAGCTGCAGCAATACAATTTTCGAACGTATGTACTAGTGAATTTATGCCGCTTCCATGTTTGTATTCACATGTGACGGCTAAATGATGATTAAGATACAATTAGAATTTAAATCCCAAACTTTAAGGGTACCGTCATTAAAGGAGCCCATTACATTTGGCCTGTCGTTATAGAAATTC
Coding sequences within it:
- a CDS encoding histidyl-tRNA synthetase (overlaps_old_locusTagID:BBM_II00195); translated protein: MQRLPVTLGFCGFTVEDLCLIAISKCPIVLDKAVCSRLGIEVTDFGTTNANCISETSTSSNSVSRILSSLALERSIKSKAGDPLHIKSLLNQLNADDLEPIAPTAEGLDNISNSLTCADDCLGRSILISKLINTLSDYSDCVLGLLCEINGVKNIPFAELQSFPNSTSSSRNLQWLLQDSKYIQKSKGSDTSDNVKQLIVDLIVLIGNVRMDAERMSKSCKNFLGNRINTFKQQDLFEQIFKIQLNLHVTSIYNSIIFILQNFINLNNIISGTNNTYINPKLPSTSRFTTQMGDIELMAFNWIEALNFVMNDLICKASQMSKSSKKSGNGSAGQILGFGRGNLLVEQFFITKKQLLKDYNLCLMANELAELLVPQNQMGRKPKVPKGTQDFGPKQMTLRSMMFDKIKKIFLQHGAVEIDTPVFELRETLLNKYGDDQKLIFELKDQGGEQLALRYDLTIPFARFIASQQSNKIKRFHIGKVYRRDDPQMTNGRFREFVQCDFDISGDYDSMIPDAEVVFIMWRILQSFHHSIGEFKVKLSHRKLLDAVLEVSHVPQQLRKSISSSIDKLDKETWENISSEMMQKGLSQASIKSIKGYISLNGTISSVLSQLENTEISKLENAKTAIEEIKLFNQYTLSFHMGKEPPLVLDLSLARGLDYYTGLIYEAVLIDNKDVGSIAAGGRYDGLIGSFSSTTVPAIGLSIGVERLFRIIESKSTDYRTRDTKVYVCSIGDGMILERIKICSELWKADISAEFAHFQNPKIKKQLDLATAAKVPLVVIIGADELTDNSVIIKQKSVLGGNDWEQTRVTRPNMVQVLKQKIASFGYDNI
- a CDS encoding hypothetical protein (overlaps_old_locusTagID:BBM_II00200) codes for the protein MSWCRLMLTLVIWTIQIKFTYQVPCCCLYGPVISLFCSHNRRQFQPSNHFNSIKDHLFSSSSLKNVSLNLKSIDTNDFVVRRGLRFDIIRPSYSGVIINKIIYRDKELPLSPTPLYREVYRFKQCLFSYLYVMSYYGEENTYFQVYRKMRGTRLKYSLYDEDNLPDGLLQGGSIINRVSNLVYGKDIRINVFGDLINKNISRFGDKNKFYMVSLTPTAESSTAGILSNYRVREFLDFGGYFTMELPRDYDYFVLFKDLDSISLIVSVEGLAKFYRYQMQGDSYVQQSAIDRLEPVSTLEFEDLYKEANLEAVQVDLTKPYFPNSLICNYHDNELTITPKPGKVITKIIIPGTEVDLNGKFPSNYVKVKFFSDVDIVFISGLSPGDTPLSLHFVINKTQNTAYQFHQVEKIDSSFKTKELDYNKNGIPVSIEINVLSQVISHIGNTTLFSGEVTDTIFFCTSLGKVDELKIDTFRIEAQDNCLANFFMYLKDKSLLISVTMDKMGLMNIKSFMHIIRGNSSSFRLIPPDKSKNIISELNHQLYSNDSDTFEKTLFVDVKNAKASPGIKITHLPDKSLLYTVDSTLFEDNKKSYISSVKFGSHRYKLKPGWAQIGVYTLNNSETLVIIDEMESADAGVSRTIFSIPHVTTSSILSKSTKVDWDNPILMNHLKITPGNVNSNPTDYHLSHVMNFVMTDPRGLAGVITKLDFGNNSTIYLPVMGSGIIIGDVVYHEMVDKWHESYIFTLVKLTKSNENTSTLTIYRLSIDKVKVISYNIVDEVDCSYIGDIIYESNTADKLLEPLVVDLDLKNIDKNIFLVKNEANLNTVTPTKHTDEAYYNGRKYKIGTVKLADGLNDKGYPRYSEKKVDFTEDKISILSLVDNVWLSEVYEKSNGEFKFVSKDPLDDLLGLENLQPRKGMQYITLEMENDRSINFLRLKESFYYCGKNVTIKSAYAYAMLINNGNYNTSLWFYQVNPNRDGEVKILQCNNVPFINPKFNTSWVDSSHVLNMEMAKQIQNSKLLYAKLSTLNIDLDFLPTGVIKAHNDNLTVYTCPNRSIGNVAFGNVNLSVNSIFTRVFVNISDSGRFVLVESYKEGGTGIVIDAFKENEYARGCYTKINLSELEGQLEHMIGPYSFETGSTSTYGLVFPR
- a CDS encoding hypothetical protein (overlaps_old_locusTagID:BBM_II00205); amino-acid sequence: MKFKIYITLLSLLYAETIRATNVFYDTNGVNVPPGVVHENKFGIDIYTSSTNNYDSVIFFGSKLSTKSNWHIRELVIFKVKFTTYIKIVTVDLKNRFTINYYAHEKNKLSNISVDKMLSAMRQFQEMNDIADDFMDRIIRGIPSHPTPGVNRENQLLVIDGHATQTTNSTDLRGSSYDKSIGKTPGSSIQTASNTGIDVDHGDGIRAVSTKASPLPPSSISDLESKNSRLDTKSEHMYQLTGQFRQVKKIEIDAKLPKVVLDSKFGLQGVTMDNQHKDYVLYMVEGGFDPKFHINQISFGPLIIDYTEDHFVSLIVMNEGDRHIEVVSLHNQGLYTMIYSGQNYELDLDIPRCKEIPMPIEGKYMLLDIINPDLTNNNKIVRVDVYPTYLLYNIADNDTIIDVRCRNVDVYLGIEEKERQIHVQMNGRNVYNVTITSVIDGDVIVRSFEKDGSRFVFTDQS
- a CDS encoding histone-binding protein RBBP4 (overlaps_old_locusTagID:BBM_II00210), with translation MQADQDIKLMERKNWIMNTKVLYDFIASCNTPTQVLSLESLPLPLPKNLDGICHQFIATGSNAPEGEQNFIMIYRALLPSEALDEKLKCYSNCADYDGFPVPEIENEGICSQIAKIPHQGEVNRLKASSIDIGILATQNNSGLVTLYKLSNYEQTAQLNGSTEEGFGLNFYNDRPNVMGSFNDGTLKVWDLNSNSVTCEYKHGSGINSLVHTFENCIAAATEDGLLLFIDERCKSVVGKIENETGKIAINTIAATKFNSKLVATGSNTGDIHFWDIRNTSTPSYMIKAHESPIIRVEFNQHEKSILATASEDGTVQIFNMDNAGLELSDDDSEDCPEELVFNHTGHQDAITDFTWSCHDSTKYMVISAAQDETLQFWQPSKDALIYEGESDIPDSDVE